A DNA window from Methanobacteriaceae archaeon contains the following coding sequences:
- a CDS encoding flagellar protein, FliL, protein MKNYVIILIGVIIAIIIVGGTVMYSSMNNDDNSNNVQVDVADNNTDNVTVDISANNVSDSSDDSSEPYIVSEEIKYNGQQGGGYYREVTYSDGNFRQYDVETGKLIGSSFSSDQSKLPSME, encoded by the coding sequence ATGAAAAACTATGTTATTATCTTAATTGGGGTAATTATCGCAATAATAATTGTTGGAGGTACTGTTATGTATAGTTCTATGAATAATGACGATAATTCAAATAATGTTCAAGTTGATGTCGCAGATAATAATACTGATAATGTAACTGTTGATATTTCAGCTAATAATGTATCTGATAGTTCTGATGATTCTTCTGAACCTTATATTGTAAGTGAAGAAATTAAATACAATGGACAACAAGGTGGAGGATATTATCGTGAAGTTACATATAGTGATGGTAATTTCCGCCAGTACGATGTAGAGACTGGTAAATTAATTGGTTCTTCATTTAGTTCAGATCAATCTAAGCTCCCTAGTATGGAGTAA
- a CDS encoding LicD family protein: MTNDDTLQHIKDVEMLILKDFISICDEHNIDYYLFYGSEIGAVRHEGFIPWDDDIDIAMFRDDYEKFLKVMEDKKSEKYTIFDSRYNEEYFFQFGRMSLNGTYWAEFWDDQVSFDMGIHLDLFILDKIPNNKFKRQIYMKRCLLLAKFYAISAIKLEETSIVQKLINVFHVIFNAIGLKPKFFKNRLLKVYTKYENKDYDYCTDLTMNEQCYFKISDFKPVKKAMFEGIEVKIPNNQDSTLGSIFGDYMSLPPEEERVCHVLNEIDFGKF, from the coding sequence ATGACAAACGACGATACTCTTCAGCACATCAAAGATGTTGAAATGTTGATTTTAAAGGATTTTATTAGTATTTGTGATGAGCATAATATTGATTACTATTTATTTTACGGATCTGAAATCGGAGCTGTAAGACACGAAGGTTTCATCCCATGGGATGATGATATTGACATAGCAATGTTTAGAGATGATTATGAGAAATTCCTTAAGGTTATGGAAGATAAAAAAAGTGAAAAATACACAATTTTTGATTCCAGGTACAATGAAGAATATTTCTTCCAGTTTGGTAGAATGTCTCTAAACGGAACTTACTGGGCAGAATTCTGGGATGATCAGGTTTCATTTGACATGGGAATTCATTTGGATTTATTTATTCTTGATAAAATCCCAAACAATAAGTTTAAAAGACAAATTTACATGAAAAGATGTCTTCTTTTAGCTAAGTTTTATGCAATATCTGCAATTAAACTTGAGGAAACTTCCATAGTTCAAAAATTAATCAATGTATTTCACGTTATTTTCAATGCTATTGGTTTGAAACCAAAGTTTTTCAAAAATAGGCTATTGAAAGTCTATACTAAATATGAAAACAAAGATTATGATTACTGTACTGATTTAACTATGAATGAGCAGTGCTATTTTAAAATTAGTGACTTTAAACCTGTAAAAAAAGCTATGTTTGAAGGTATTGAAGTAAAAATTCCAAACAATCAGGATTCTACATTGGGCAGCATATTTGGTGATTACATGTCATTGCCTCCCGAAGAGGAAAGAGTCTGTCATGTATTAAACGAAATAGATTTTGGAAAATTTTAG
- a CDS encoding adenylyltransferase/cytidyltransferase family protein, producing MIKVITYGTYDLFHYGHQRLLERAKELGDYLIVGVTADDFDKTRGKINVKQSLMERIESVRATGLADEIIIEEYEGQKIDDIKRYDVDIFTVGSDWVGHFDYLNEYCEVIYLDRTKGVSSSEIRSKRRSINLGLVGEGNILKKFYDESKLVNGIEVNSLYITNDDEIDTYKKDSLTIAKSYDDLLGMVDAVYIISHPSKHYSQIKQALNQGKHVLCESPFALSEEECAELEKLAIDNDLILMDSIKTAYSTAYNRLLLLLKGGKIGDVYSIDATCTSLREYDENSWNSITSWGPTALLPIFQVLGVDYNNKTINSLMLDDNSNFDLFTKIDLQYDNAVASIKVANSVKSEGELVISGSKGYAYVPAPWWKTDYFELRYENLEDTKKYFYQLDGEGIRYMLVAFVKSIELGKNNTYINFDVSKAICKVMEDFENNDVNTINKY from the coding sequence ATGATTAAAGTTATTACCTACGGTACATATGATTTATTCCATTACGGACATCAAAGATTACTTGAAAGAGCAAAAGAATTGGGCGACTACTTAATTGTAGGTGTTACTGCTGATGATTTTGACAAAACAAGAGGAAAAATCAATGTTAAACAGTCATTAATGGAAAGAATAGAGTCAGTTAGAGCAACCGGCCTTGCTGATGAAATCATCATCGAAGAATACGAAGGTCAAAAGATTGATGACATTAAAAGATATGATGTTGACATTTTTACTGTAGGTTCTGACTGGGTTGGTCATTTTGATTATTTAAATGAATACTGTGAAGTAATTTATCTTGACAGAACAAAAGGTGTTTCAAGTTCTGAAATAAGATCTAAAAGACGCAGCATCAATTTAGGTCTTGTTGGTGAAGGAAATATCTTAAAAAAGTTTTATGATGAATCAAAACTTGTTAATGGTATTGAAGTTAATTCATTATACATAACAAACGATGATGAAATTGATACATACAAAAAAGATAGCTTAACAATAGCTAAAAGCTATGATGATTTATTGGGAATGGTTGATGCAGTATATATAATCTCACATCCTTCAAAGCATTACTCCCAAATAAAACAGGCTCTTAATCAGGGCAAACATGTTTTATGTGAATCTCCATTTGCACTTAGCGAAGAAGAATGCGCAGAACTTGAAAAACTAGCTATTGATAATGATTTAATATTAATGGATTCTATTAAAACTGCTTACTCAACAGCTTACAACAGACTTCTTTTATTACTTAAAGGTGGAAAAATCGGAGATGTCTACTCTATTGATGCAACATGTACCAGTTTAAGAGAATATGATGAAAATTCCTGGAACAGTATTACTTCATGGGGTCCTACAGCACTTTTACCGATATTCCAAGTCTTAGGTGTTGATTATAATAATAAAACCATCAATTCATTGATGCTTGATGATAATTCCAATTTTGACTTGTTTACAAAAATAGATTTACAATATGATAATGCTGTTGCATCAATAAAAGTTGCAAACAGTGTAAAATCAGAAGGGGAATTAGTTATTTCCGGTTCTAAAGGTTATGCTTACGTTCCTGCACCATGGTGGAAAACTGACTACTTCGAGCTTAGATATGAAAACCTTGAAGATACAAAAAAATACTTCTACCAGTTGGACGGTGAAGGAATCAGATACATGCTTGTTGCATTTGTAAAATCAATTGAACTTGGTAAAAACAATACTTATATCAACTTTGATGTTTCAAAAGCTATTTGTAAAGTGATGGAAGACTTTGAAAATAATGATGTAAATACTATTAATAAATACTAA
- a CDS encoding aminotransferase class V-fold PLP-dependent enzyme → MLNFTVGPVMSSKAVLEIGGEQTPYFRNDEFSKVMLENEELMKEFVYASEDSRVAFITGSGTAAMETTVMNVFNDEDKVLIVNGGGFGQRFVELCKLHNIPFDEIKLDFGENITKELLDSYDGSKYTGFLVNICETSSCVYYDLDLISDFCSENDIFLVVDAISSFLANPLNMVEKNIDVVITGSQKALACPPGISVIVLGENALERVENNTCSCMYFDLKDILKNGERGQTPFTPAVTILLQINQRLKEIKSQGGVESEIERISTLASDFRKRIEDLPLEIHCNDLGNSVTGVFCVDSKADDVVDALKNDYGIWVNPNGGEIGEKMFRVGHIGNLTLKDNDVLIDALHDLEKRGILK, encoded by the coding sequence ATGTTAAATTTCACTGTTGGGCCGGTAATGAGTAGCAAAGCAGTTCTTGAAATCGGGGGTGAACAAACTCCTTATTTTAGAAATGACGAATTTTCAAAAGTAATGCTTGAAAACGAAGAATTAATGAAAGAATTTGTTTATGCAAGTGAAGATTCAAGAGTTGCTTTTATAACCGGATCAGGTACTGCTGCTATGGAAACAACTGTCATGAACGTATTTAATGATGAAGATAAAGTTTTAATCGTAAATGGTGGAGGATTTGGTCAGCGTTTTGTTGAATTATGCAAACTCCATAATATTCCATTTGATGAAATAAAACTTGATTTTGGTGAAAATATCACCAAAGAATTATTGGATTCATATGACGGTTCTAAATACACTGGATTTTTAGTAAATATCTGTGAGACAAGCTCCTGTGTTTATTATGACTTGGATTTAATCAGTGATTTTTGTAGTGAAAATGACATATTTCTTGTAGTTGATGCAATAAGTTCATTTTTAGCAAATCCATTGAATATGGTAGAAAAAAACATTGATGTAGTAATAACAGGTTCTCAAAAAGCTTTAGCTTGTCCTCCGGGAATTTCTGTAATTGTTTTAGGTGAAAATGCACTTGAGAGAGTTGAAAACAACACCTGCAGCTGCATGTATTTTGACTTAAAAGACATTTTAAAAAATGGTGAGAGAGGCCAAACTCCATTTACTCCTGCAGTAACAATATTATTACAAATCAACCAAAGATTAAAAGAAATCAAAAGCCAAGGTGGTGTTGAATCAGAAATCGAAAGAATTTCAACACTAGCTAGTGACTTTAGAAAAAGAATTGAAGATTTACCTTTGGAAATTCATTGCAATGATTTAGGAAATTCAGTTACTGGAGTATTTTGTGTTGATTCAAAAGCAGATGATGTTGTAGATGCACTTAAAAACGACTATGGTATTTGGGTTAATCCAAACGGTGGAGAAATTGGAGAAAAAATGTTTAGAGTTGGCCATATCGGAAATTTAACTCTAAAAGATAATGATGTACTTATTGATGCATTACATGATTTGGAAAAAAGAGGAATCTTAAAATGA
- a CDS encoding LicD family protein → MFKSNRYDDETLKHLQEVQIEIFKYFTKVCEENDITYFMYAGSLLGTIRHEGFIPWDDDIDVIMFREDFEKLNAVFEKEIDDKYNFFNVLNEKTYHYTWGRLTLKDTLFKEWWADQVDYTPNIFLDIFILDNIPDNKYKWFIQKWKSFALNQMTIYSLIKYRNESRLKEIIQQMAYYFLKILPVSSTTIKRKCVESFSKYKDEKCERVCDFPSEFLMPVSNRSDWVPAKKAKFEGLEVSIPNNYDKILTMDFNDYMQLPPEESRFNPAPEEIDFGEY, encoded by the coding sequence ATGTTTAAATCCAATAGATATGACGATGAAACATTAAAACACCTGCAAGAAGTTCAAATTGAAATCTTCAAATATTTCACCAAAGTATGCGAAGAAAATGATATAACTTATTTTATGTATGCTGGAAGTCTTCTTGGAACCATAAGACATGAAGGTTTCATCCCATGGGACGATGATATTGACGTAATCATGTTTAGAGAGGACTTTGAGAAGTTAAATGCAGTTTTTGAAAAAGAAATTGATGATAAATACAACTTTTTTAATGTTTTAAACGAAAAGACATATCACTACACATGGGGCAGATTAACACTTAAAGATACATTATTTAAAGAATGGTGGGCAGATCAGGTAGATTACACACCAAATATCTTTTTGGACATTTTTATTTTGGATAATATTCCTGATAACAAGTACAAATGGTTTATTCAAAAATGGAAAAGCTTTGCACTTAACCAGATGACTATTTATTCTCTTATCAAATATAGAAACGAATCCAGATTAAAAGAAATAATCCAGCAGATGGCTTATTATTTCTTAAAAATACTTCCTGTTTCTTCTACTACTATTAAAAGAAAATGTGTTGAGTCATTTTCAAAATATAAAGATGAAAAGTGTGAAAGAGTTTGTGATTTTCCGTCTGAATTTTTAATGCCTGTTTCAAACAGAAGCGATTGGGTGCCTGCTAAAAAAGCTAAATTTGAAGGTCTTGAAGTCAGTATTCCAAATAACTATGATAAGATATTGACTATGGATTTTAATGATTATATGCAGCTTCCACCTGAAGAATCCAGATTTAATCCTGCTCCTGAAGAAATTGACTTTGGAGAATACTAA
- a CDS encoding acyltransferase, with the protein MKTKKERIFYYDFLRAFAIIAVIICHVDHFFGPLVGTTQIVAQMTFHDIGRIGVPIFLMISGALILNRPYPDLTEFLKKRFTRIIYPFIFWIILILAQLQYYRYNEAFLWNTFIGEPSITWYFWVLIGIYLFLPVLNSFVKEYGESGLKYFLSIWFILMILKTFNAYPLWTNFDLSYFAGYVGYPVLGYYLANKEFKISDSKVCLLGLITLIASLSVFVYLNYFNSPYISMIYQNVPIIFMGTGLFLFVKYLDKLNKFNSIKDNFIGKAIISLSVCSYGMYFSHVLVVKFLSYYNPHSHLMFPVMFVLIIFLSWLLPYVLSKIPYVKTFSGL; encoded by the coding sequence ATGAAAACAAAAAAAGAAAGAATATTTTATTATGATTTTTTAAGAGCATTTGCTATTATTGCAGTTATCATATGTCACGTTGATCACTTTTTTGGTCCACTTGTAGGTACAACACAAATTGTAGCACAAATGACCTTCCATGATATTGGAAGAATAGGTGTTCCTATATTTTTAATGATAAGTGGTGCTCTTATTTTAAACAGACCATATCCAGATTTAACAGAATTTTTAAAAAAGAGATTTACAAGAATTATTTATCCGTTTATATTCTGGATTATCCTAATTTTAGCTCAATTACAATATTACAGATATAATGAGGCATTTTTATGGAATACATTTATTGGAGAACCTTCAATTACATGGTATTTCTGGGTTTTAATCGGAATTTATTTATTCTTACCTGTTCTTAACTCATTTGTCAAAGAATATGGTGAAAGCGGTTTAAAATACTTTTTAAGCATCTGGTTTATCTTGATGATTTTAAAAACATTTAATGCATATCCTTTATGGACCAACTTTGATTTAAGCTATTTTGCAGGTTATGTAGGATATCCTGTTTTAGGTTATTATTTAGCAAATAAAGAGTTTAAAATAAGTGATTCCAAAGTATGTCTACTTGGATTAATAACATTGATTGCATCATTAAGCGTATTTGTTTATTTAAACTACTTCAATAGCCCATACATCAGTATGATTTATCAAAATGTTCCAATTATATTTATGGGAACCGGATTATTCTTGTTTGTTAAATATCTTGATAAATTAAACAAATTTAACTCAATTAAGGATAATTTCATTGGAAAAGCAATTATCTCTCTAAGTGTGTGCAGTTACGGAATGTACTTCTCACATGTATTAGTGGTTAAATTCCTCTCATACTACAATCCACATTCCCATTTAATGTTTCCGGTGATGTTTGTTTTAATAATATTTCTTTCATGGCTATTACCATATGTTTTAAGCAAAATACCTTATGTAAAAACATTTAGTGGACTTTAA
- a CDS encoding 2-C-methyl-D-erythritol 4-phosphate cytidylyltransferase codes for MICAAMLAGGVGSRLKQGKPKQFVNINNKPILVHSVETFLNVDELDKIIVSSPKECIDKTKNLIEEYFPQNDRIVVIEGGKTRNDTILNSIYYMKDQNCEDDSILVTHDASRIFVSEKLIEDSIKYAIEVGAASAVIPATDVIFESKEDGKLTDVPLRKYLCHAQTPQSFNIDKFLEIYEDLSDEEIAKLDEAMVLFHLRNADIKLFPGNQGNFKITRPFDIIMAEAIFKK; via the coding sequence ATGATTTGTGCAGCAATGCTTGCTGGAGGCGTAGGTTCCAGATTAAAACAGGGAAAGCCAAAACAATTTGTTAATATTAACAACAAACCGATTTTAGTTCACTCAGTTGAAACATTCTTAAATGTTGATGAACTTGATAAAATTATTGTATCTTCTCCAAAAGAGTGTATTGACAAAACAAAAAACTTAATTGAGGAATATTTCCCGCAAAATGATAGAATTGTTGTTATTGAAGGTGGAAAAACAAGAAACGACACTATTTTAAACTCAATTTATTATATGAAAGATCAAAACTGCGAAGATGACTCTATTTTGGTAACTCACGATGCATCAAGGATATTTGTATCAGAAAAGCTAATTGAAGATAGTATAAAATATGCAATTGAAGTTGGTGCTGCAAGTGCTGTAATACCAGCTACAGATGTAATATTCGAATCAAAAGAAGATGGAAAACTAACTGATGTTCCATTAAGAAAATATTTATGTCATGCTCAAACACCACAGTCATTTAACATTGACAAATTCCTTGAAATCTATGAAGATTTATCTGACGAGGAAATAGCTAAATTAGATGAAGCAATGGTTTTATTCCATTTAAGAAATGCTGATATTAAATTATTCCCAGGTAATCAGGGAAACTTCAAAATAACTCGTCCTTTTGATATTATAATGGCTGAAGCTATTTTTAAAAAATAA
- a CDS encoding NAD(P)H-dependent glycerol-3-phosphate dehydrogenase, whose protein sequence is MFSNIGVVGAGAMGSAISQTVCDNTKKVLLYARRKEVVDSINETHFNREYFPNIRLEDNIFATNDLNDLKDAEVIFLTIPSSKMREVTRSLKDIISPDCVLVNTAKGLEKQSQKRMSEVIKEEIGRPACVLSGPNIAAEMVERTFSSASIACEDEQYLDKVKKALSTPKFKVSASTDVIGVEYCGIIKNVIAISQGICEGMKINDNARFSVFTKTYNETKDIIEKFGGSRKTVDDYCGFGDIITASTLTVSRNHTLGVLYGQKIVIDEEASGILFEGKNTIVIMKDLCKKHNIDCATVDFAYDVIIDRINPKEAFNKFWDKL, encoded by the coding sequence ATGTTTTCAAATATAGGTGTTGTTGGTGCAGGCGCTATGGGAAGTGCAATTTCCCAGACAGTCTGCGATAATACTAAAAAAGTTTTATTGTATGCAAGACGCAAAGAAGTTGTCGATTCAATAAATGAAACTCATTTTAACAGAGAATATTTCCCAAATATTCGCCTTGAAGACAATATCTTTGCAACAAATGATTTAAATGACTTGAAAGATGCTGAAGTCATCTTTTTAACTATTCCTTCTTCTAAAATGCGTGAAGTCACACGCTCTTTAAAAGATATTATTTCTCCTGACTGTGTTTTGGTAAATACAGCAAAAGGTCTTGAAAAACAATCTCAAAAAAGAATGAGTGAAGTTATAAAAGAAGAAATTGGAAGACCTGCATGTGTTTTATCCGGACCAAATATTGCAGCAGAAATGGTTGAAAGAACATTTTCATCAGCTTCAATTGCATGTGAAGATGAACAATACCTTGATAAAGTTAAAAAAGCACTTTCAACTCCTAAATTTAAGGTTTCTGCAAGCACTGACGTTATTGGTGTTGAGTATTGTGGTATTATAAAAAATGTAATTGCAATATCTCAGGGAATCTGTGAAGGAATGAAAATAAACGATAACGCACGCTTTTCAGTATTTACAAAAACCTATAATGAAACAAAAGACATAATTGAAAAATTTGGCGGTAGCAGAAAAACAGTAGATGACTACTGCGGATTTGGAGACATTATTACTGCTTCAACACTTACTGTAAGTAGAAACCATACATTAGGTGTGTTGTACGGTCAAAAAATAGTAATTGATGAGGAAGCATCAGGAATTCTTTTTGAAGGAAAAAACACAATTGTAATAATGAAAGACTTGTGTAAAAAGCACAATATTGATTGTGCAACAGTTGATTTTGCTTATGATGTAATTATTGATAGAATAAATCCAAAAGAAGCATTTAATAAATTTTGGGATAAATTATAG
- a CDS encoding LicD family protein yields the protein MVAGEFRKYSDDEIKHLQEVELMILKDVVKVLDKHDLKYYMYGGSLIGTIRHEGFIPWDDDIDIILFREDFDKSLDILKEELSDKYDLIQMNYIDDCFGSFAKISLKDTTFSRWYTDYVEYDLGINIDLFVLDNIPDSDFIGKLHHFAYVFFYQFVINSCIKMDMYTKFRTKMHHAAYHFLNIIPINKSFWKKVLTKVMTFFNNKKTNRVVDCFNLAGYMAYDRDDFEPALKAKFEDFEVRIPKNYDKLLTQIYGDYMEIPPVEKRYNAAPDVLDFGKY from the coding sequence ATGGTCGCAGGTGAATTTAGAAAGTATAGTGATGACGAGATTAAACATCTCCAAGAAGTAGAACTAATGATTCTCAAAGATGTTGTAAAAGTATTGGATAAACATGATTTAAAATACTATATGTATGGTGGTTCTCTTATCGGAACCATAAGACATGAAGGTTTCATTCCTTGGGATGATGACATTGATATTATCTTATTTAGAGAAGACTTTGACAAATCCCTTGATATTTTAAAAGAAGAATTGTCAGACAAATATGACCTTATCCAAATGAATTATATTGATGACTGTTTTGGATCTTTTGCAAAAATCTCTCTTAAAGACACTACTTTCAGCCGCTGGTACACTGATTATGTGGAATATGACCTTGGAATCAACATTGACTTATTTGTACTTGACAATATTCCAGATAGTGATTTTATAGGTAAATTACACCATTTTGCATACGTATTCTTTTACCAGTTTGTTATTAATTCCTGTATTAAAATGGATATGTACACTAAATTTAGAACTAAAATGCACCACGCAGCATATCACTTCTTAAATATTATTCCAATCAACAAAAGCTTCTGGAAAAAGGTATTGACCAAAGTAATGACCTTTTTTAATAATAAGAAAACAAACAGGGTTGTTGACTGCTTTAACCTTGCAGGATACATGGCATATGATAGAGATGATTTTGAACCTGCACTTAAAGCTAAATTTGAAGATTTTGAAGTTAGAATTCCTAAAAACTATGATAAACTTTTAACTCAAATATACGGAGATTATATGGAAATTCCACCTGTAGAAAAAAGATATAATGCTGCACCGGATGTTCTTGATTTCGGTAAGTATTAA
- a CDS encoding uroporphyrinogen-III synthase, protein MSKPVVAITRPKDRAKKACEIVEKLGGEAFLAPTLDLKPVNSDSLKELVKRKDELDWIVFTSPTTIDSFNKFYPDFLGSLTCKLAVIGNKTGKLAEENGLKVDLIPEDFTAEGLIEEFRKRNITNQFIGIPRTLSARPVLPEELEKMGNTVLLAEAYKSLFPMDEDSIKELILKIENKQIDAITFTSPLTVENFFEITDDKEKIAKLLSENLLTVCIGPITAKVLKKYNVTYIHPDTYTVPDMMELLFEKWREIHG, encoded by the coding sequence ATGTCAAAACCCGTTGTTGCAATAACAAGACCTAAAGACAGAGCAAAAAAGGCTTGTGAAATTGTAGAAAAATTAGGTGGAGAAGCTTTTTTAGCACCTACACTTGATTTAAAACCTGTTAACAGTGATTCATTAAAAGAATTGGTTAAAAGAAAAGATGAACTTGACTGGATTGTTTTTACCTCTCCAACCACTATTGATTCTTTTAATAAGTTTTATCCTGATTTTTTAGGTAGTTTAACTTGTAAATTAGCTGTTATTGGAAATAAAACCGGAAAACTTGCTGAAGAAAATGGTTTAAAAGTTGATTTGATTCCTGAAGATTTTACAGCAGAAGGCTTAATCGAGGAATTTAGAAAACGCAATATTACAAACCAGTTTATTGGAATTCCAAGAACACTTTCTGCAAGACCTGTTCTTCCAGAAGAACTAGAAAAAATGGGAAATACTGTGCTTTTAGCAGAAGCTTACAAATCACTTTTCCCGATGGACGAAGACAGTATAAAAGAATTGATTTTAAAAATTGAAAATAAACAAATCGATGCAATTACATTTACAAGTCCTCTAACTGTTGAGAATTTCTTTGAAATAACAGATGACAAGGAAAAAATAGCTAAACTGTTATCTGAAAACTTGCTTACCGTTTGTATTGGTCCTATTACTGCTAAGGTTTTGAAAAAGTATAATGTTACCTACATTCACCCTGATACTTATACTGTTCCTGATATGATGGAATTATTGTTTGAAAAATGGAGGGAAATACATGGATGA
- a CDS encoding glycosyltransferase, producing MDDKISIILPIFNVGDHLKGGIDSLINQTIGNENLEIIMVNDCSTDGSDKIIDEYAEKYDCCIAIHHEKNSGAAYTPRNTGIDACTGDYIMFLDPDDRYTPDACETLYHAAKKNDADVAFGRFRRIFEYGGKVQKSYSPYIDSLEKHYPDEELETANFLDVPDFVWDHFVEKFLYGKTLEVTYPRDSPLDTIKVDNIEQEPDLLKMAPAVWSKIYKRELIMDNDLRFQPFVSGDDMAFSLEALLKAKGIVFLNNFLCYDYYIRDLPDDKSITNTVNVRLLNELMESYIYCRQCTEGFSKEIQTVSVNPHLLHWTNSWKHSPFTKDENKLLLSKVNKLKSIHKSDLKTKMLLSSISTAIESKIQIQKE from the coding sequence ATGGATGATAAAATAAGTATTATTTTACCTATTTTCAATGTTGGTGACCACTTAAAAGGTGGAATTGACTCACTTATCAACCAAACTATTGGAAATGAAAATTTAGAAATCATTATGGTTAATGATTGTTCAACTGACGGATCTGATAAGATTATTGATGAATATGCTGAAAAATACGACTGCTGTATTGCAATTCATCATGAAAAAAACAGTGGTGCAGCATACACTCCACGTAATACTGGTATTGATGCATGTACTGGTGATTATATAATGTTTTTAGACCCTGACGACAGATACACTCCAGATGCATGTGAAACATTATACCATGCTGCTAAGAAAAATGATGCGGATGTTGCATTTGGTCGTTTTAGAAGAATATTTGAGTATGGTGGAAAAGTTCAAAAATCCTACTCTCCATATATTGACAGTTTGGAAAAACATTATCCTGATGAAGAATTAGAAACTGCAAACTTCTTGGATGTTCCTGATTTTGTTTGGGATCATTTTGTTGAAAAATTCCTTTACGGAAAAACTTTAGAAGTTACATATCCAAGAGATTCCCCTCTAGATACAATTAAAGTTGACAATATTGAACAGGAACCGGATTTATTAAAAATGGCTCCTGCAGTATGGAGTAAAATCTATAAAAGAGAATTGATTATGGATAATGATTTACGTTTCCAACCTTTCGTTTCCGGAGACGACATGGCATTTTCACTTGAAGCTCTCTTAAAAGCTAAAGGAATTGTATTTTTAAACAATTTCCTGTGCTATGACTACTACATAAGAGATTTACCTGATGATAAATCTATTACCAACACTGTTAACGTCAGATTGCTTAATGAACTTATGGAATCATACATTTACTGCAGACAATGTACTGAAGGATTTTCCAAAGAAATCCAAACTGTTTCTGTAAATCCACACTTGCTTCACTGGACCAATTCCTGGAAACACTCTCCATTTACCAAAGACGAAAACAAATTATTGTTAAGCAAAGTAAACAAACTTAAAAGCATCCATAAAAGTGATTTGAAAACTAAAATGTTGTTAAGTTCCATTTCAACAGCAATCGAATCAAAAATTCAAATTCAAAAGGAGTAA